The stretch of DNA AATGGTGAGTTGCGTATAAATTAAGTGTTAGTGTTTGACGCTTGTTTGATCGATTGTTTAAGAATAAGGAGCACCATCATGAAACGATTATATTTTTTATTTTCTTGCTTGATGGTGGCTAATATCGAGATTAGCGCATTTGCGGCATCGTCTATTACAGAGATGAACCAACGTCTATTAACAGCAGTAAGTGAATGTAATACTGAAGAAGCGCGGGTAGCGCTTGAGGCGCGGGCAAATGCAAACTTAAGAGATAATTACCAAGTATCAGTTTTGTCTTATGCTGTATCAAGGTGTGAACCCAAGATGGTTGAGTTGCTTTTACAAAAAGGCGCAGATGTAAATGCACAAGAGAGTGAAGGCGCAACTTGTCTGATGATAGCGTCAATTTTAGATAAAATAGAATTGGTAGAGTTGCTTATTAAATATGGCGCTAACGTAAATGTAAAAGAGAATAACGGTGGCACTGCTTTAATGATGGCCGTTAACAAAGCTAATATTGAGTTAATAAAACTACTTTTAACTAAAGGCGCAGATGTAAATGCGCAAACAAAGTTTGGTGATACTCCTTTAAAAATGGCGACATTGTCAAAGCGAGTTGATGTGTTAAAGCTACTTCTTAAACATGGTGCTAAGTTAGACGTGAAAGATAGCAGTGGTGACACTCCTTTTATGTTGGCGGTAGAAAGTGGGAATATTGAGTTAGCCAAGCTTTTTTTAACTAAAGGCGCTGATATAAATGAGCAAAAAAAATATGGTGATAGTGCTTTAATGATTGCGTCGCGAAAAGGTTATATTGATTTAGTACGGCTGCTTTTACAAAAAGGTGCAGAGGTAAATGCAAAGAAAAATGATGGCAGCACTGCTTTGATGGTGGCGGTGGGATACGGAATTTTTGAGGTAGCAAATCAGCTTATTGACTACGGCGCTAAAGTAAATATGACCAATAATGATGGCAGCACCGCTTTAATGACAGCGGCAGAAGGCGGGTTTTATGCATTGACCAAACTTCTTTTAACTAAAGGTGCTGATGTAAATGCAAAAAACATTTATCAGATTACTGCATTAATATTAGCGGTGCAAAAGGGTTATCCGGCTTTATCAAAATTGCTTGTTGATAAAGGTGCAAATGTAAATGCTAAGGATAACAGCGGTATAACAGCACTGATGGTGGCGGCACAAAATGG from Deltaproteobacteria bacterium encodes:
- a CDS encoding ankyrin repeat domain-containing protein, yielding MKRLYFLFSCLMVANIEISAFAASSITEMNQRLLTAVSECNTEEARVALEARANANLRDNYQVSVLSYAVSRCEPKMVELLLQKGADVNAQESEGATCLMIASILDKIELVELLIKYGANVNVKENNGGTALMMAVNKANIELIKLLLTKGADVNAQTKFGDTPLKMATLSKRVDVLKLLLKHGAKLDVKDSSGDTPFMLAVESGNIELAKLFLTKGADINEQKKYGDSALMIASRKGYIDLVRLLLQKGAEVNAKKNDGSTALMVAVGYGIFEVANQLIDYGAKVNMTNNDGSTALMTAAEGGFYALTKLLLTKGADVNAKNIYQITALILAVQKGYPALSKLLVDKGANVNAKDNSGITALMVAAQNGNIEIVKLLVDHGAEVNAENNNGWTALDAAKEKGHNEIVLFLQSKIAATTKNDHRSSVGSQKSKDDPSDCKQCK